GGCGGCCCGCGAGCAGGTCCAGCACCTTCTTGCCCGCGGCCGCCCCCAGGGCCTCGGGGTCCTGCGCGACCGTCGTCAGGTCGGTGAGCTCGGCCAGCGGGTGGTCGTCGATGCTGATGACCGAGATCTGCCGCGGGACCTCGATCCCGGCCCGGCGCAGGCTGCGCATGGCCCCCAGGGCCACCTCGTCGGAGAACGCGAACACGGCGCTGGGCAGCTGCCGGCCTGACAGCAGCCGGTCCATGCCCTCCGCACCCCCGCGCGACCCGCCGGACCAGGACACGACGAGTTCCTCGTCGACCGGGATGCCGGCCATCTCCATGGCGGTGCGGTACCCCTCCTCGCGGTCGCGCTGCGCCTGCCACGCGCGGTCGGTCGCCGCGACGGTGTTGAGCAGCGCGATGCGACGGTGCCCGAGCTGGAGGAGGTGGTTGACGGCCTGCTGCGCCGCGAGCACGTCGTCGATCGCCACGTAGGGGACGGTGTCCCCGTGGCTGCCGGCCGCCACGACCGCGACCCCGGCGTCGGCGAGCTTGGCGAGTTCGGGGGGCGTCAGCGCGATGGCGACGACGACGAGCGCGTCCACCTTGCGGCGCACCGGCATCGTGGCGAAGAACTGCACCCGTTCGTCGGGGTCGTCGACGCACCGGACCAGCAGGTCCAGACCGGCGGGACGCAGTTGACGCTCCAGGCCGACGACCACGGAACTGCAGTACCAGCTGGGCAGGTCGTGCAGCACGACGGCGACCCGGCCCGTGGCGCGGCCGGCCAGCGCCGCGGCCTCGGGGTTCACGACGTAGTCGAGTTCGGCGGCGACGGCGAGGATCCGGTCCCGGGTGCCGACGCTGACCCCCTCGAGCCCGCGCAGCGCGCGCGAGACCGTGCCGAGGGAGACCCCGGCCCGCTGCGCGACGTCCGCCATCCGCACCTCGGGCACGGGCGGGTCGTGCTTTCGGGGGAGTTGTCGCGACGTCGCGGGCATGGGTGGATTCCAGCACCGTTCGACGTTCCGGTCCAGCGCCTCGGCCGCGGAACGGGTCCCACAATCGTGTGCGTTACCAAGTTGCAACGCAAGCGGTTGCGTCGCGCTGACCTGCACCGACACTCAGGTAAACGCTTGCGTGAAAGTCGGTTGCGCGTTGACGGCCCTCACAGCCGGGTGTGTAGTTCTCCCGTCGGTCCGGGTTCGCCGAGGAGCCCGGCTGGGAGGTGACTCCCGTGGGGAACCGGTCGTTCCCGCCCGCTCTCGACGAAGAGGAGAACGCCGTGTTCGGCAAGTCCAGTCTGTCCCGCAGAGTGACCCTCCCCGTCGCCCTCGCGGCGACCGGCGTCCTGTTCCTGGGCGCCTGCGGGGGTGGGAACGACAGCGGCGGGAACTCCGACGCCGCCAAGAGCGGGAACGACACCGGTCCCATCACGTACGTCCAGGGCAAGGACAACAGCAACATCGTCCAGCCCGCCATCGACAAGTGGAACGCCGCGCACCCGGACGAGAAGGTCACGCTCAAGGAGCAGACCGACCAGGCCGACCAGCAGCACGACGACCTGGTGCAGAACTTCCAGGCCAAGAACGCCGACTACGACATCGTCAGCGTCGACAACATCTGGACGTCGGAGTTCGCGGCCAAGGGGTGGCTGGTCCCGCTCGAGGGCGACTACGCGCTCGACACCTCCGCGCTGCTGCCGGCCACGGTCAACGCCGCCACGTACAACAAGAAGGTGTACGTCGGGCCCACCAGCTCCGACGGTGGCCTCCTCTACTACCGCAAGGACCTCGTCCCCACGCCGCCGACGTCGTGGGACGAGCTCATGGCCGACTGCTCGATCGCCAAGCAGAACAACATGGACTGCTACGCGGGCCAGTACGCGCAGTACGAGGGTCTCACCGTGAACATCGCCGAGGCCATCAACACCGCGGGTGGCTCGGTCCTGTCCGAGGACGGCAAGACGGCGACCCTGGACACGCCCGAGGCCAAGGCCGGCCTGGACCGGCTCGTCAAGGCCTTCCAGAACGGCGACATCCCCAAGCAGGCCACCACCTACCAGGAGGAGCAGGGCCGGCAGTCCTTCGAGGACGGCAAGCTCCTGTTCCTGCGGAACTGGCCGTACGTCTACAGCCTGGCCAAGACGGACGGGTCCTCGACGGTCAAGGACACCTTCGGCGTCGCGGCTCTGCCGGGCAACGGCGACGGCAAGCCCGGCGCCTCCAGCCTCGGTGGTCACGCCGCCGGGATCAGCGTCTACTCCGACCACAAGAAGACCGCCTTCGAGTTCCTGAAGTTCCTGGAGTCCGAGGAGATCCAGAAGGACTGGCTGACCCAGGGTTCGGCCGCGCCCGTCCTCTCCTCCCTGTACGACGACCCCGCGCTGGTGCAGCAGTTCCCGTACCTGCCCACGCTGAAGACGTCGATCGAGAACGCCGTGCCGCGGCCCGTGACGCCGTTCTACCCGGCCGTCACGAAGGCCATCCAGGACAACGCCTTCTCGGCGCTGTCCGGCAGCAAGTCGACGGATGCCGCCCTGAGCGACATGCAGAAGTCGGTCCAGAACGCCATCAGCGGCGGTCAGTGACCTGAACCCGCACACCGGGGGCCGGACACCCGCGACGACGCGGGTGGGCCGGCCCCCGGTGGACAGTCCCGAGGAGGACGCATGAGCGCCACATCCGGTGTCGCCACCGGCGAGTACGCACAGGGCAAACCCCCGCTCAAACCAGCCAAGCGAGCGAGCCTGCACGACGGCTCCGGCCGGCGCGCGGCGCTGCTGATCGCCCCCACGATCGTGCTCCTCGCGATCGTCATCCTGTACCCGGTCGTCTCGGCCGTGTCCCAGTCGTTCACCAAGGACGCCGGCCTCGACCCGGCGACGGGCATGTTCGTCCAGGGCGGTTTCGCCGGGGTCTCGAACTACAAGCTGTGGCTCCTGCAGGACTGCGGCAGCGGCGCCTTCAGCTGCCCGCCCGGCACCCTGGGATCGCAGTTCTGGACCGCCACCGGGGTGACGTTCCTGTTCACCGTCGTGGCCGTGACCCTGGAGACGGTGCTGGGGATGATCTTCGCCCTGGTCATGCACCGCAAGTTCAAGGGCCGCGCGATCCTGCGCGCCAGCGTCCTCGTCCCGTGGGCCATCCCGACGGCCATCACCGCGAAGCTGTGGTACTTCATCTTCGCCTACGACGGCATCGCCAACCACCTGCTGGGGACCCAGATCCTGTGGACCGGCGACGGCTGGGCCCCCAAGTTCGCCATCATCATCGCGGACACCTGGAAGACCGCCCCCTTCATGGCCCTGCTGATCCTCGCCGGTCTGCAGGTCATCGACGAGGGCGTCTACGAGGCCGCGAAGATGGACGGCGCCGGGGCCTGGAAGCGCTTCGTCCACATCACGCTCCCGCTGGTGAAGCCGGCGCTGATCGTGGCGGTGCTGTTCCGCACCCTGGACACCCTGCGCATGTACGACCTGCCGGCGATCCTCACGCACGGCGCGGGGAACACGTCGACGTTGTCGATGCTCGTCGTCGACCAGGTCAGATCGGGGTTCAACGCCGCGTCGGCGCTGTCGACGATCACGTTCCTCATCGTGTTCCTCGTCGCGTTCATCTTCATCAAGTTCCTCGGCGCGAACGTCACGGCGCAGAAGGCGCCGAAGGCGAAGAAGGCGGGTTGACATGGCCACCACTGCCACCACCGGGTCCCGCGGCAAGGTCAAGGTCACCAGCTCGGGCGTCGAGGTCGTCCAGCGCCGCCGGCCGCTGTCCACGACGCTGACGTACGTCGGGGTCGTCCTGATCTGCCTGTGGGGGCTGCTGCCCTTCTACTGGATGATCGTCACCAGCTTCCGCGACGTCGGGTACACGTTCGACACGACGCCCTGGTTCACCCACGTGACGCTCGACAACTACGCCACCGCGTTCTCCACCGCCCGCGGCAACCACTTCGGGCGGGCGCTGGGCAACAGCGTCGTCATCGCCGTGGCTGTCACGGTCATCGGCATCCTGGTCGGCGTCTTCGCGGCCTACGCGCTGGCCCGGCTGGAGTTCCGCGGGAAGTTCTACGTCCTGGGCCTCATCCTCGGGGCGTCGATGTTCCCGGGCGTCGCGCTCGTCACGCCGCTGTTCCAGCTCTTCACCAACATCGGCTGGCTGAACACCTACCAGGCGCTGATCATCCCGGACATCTCGTTCGTCCTGCCGCTGACGGTCTACACGCTCACGGCGTTCTTCACCGAGATGCCGTGGGAGCTGGAGGAGTCGGCCCGCATGGACGGCTGCACCCCAGGCCAGGCGTTCCGCAAGGTCATCCTGCCGCTGGCCGCGCCCGGCATCTTCACGACGGCGATCCTGGCCTTCACCGCGGCCTGGAACGAGTTCCTCCTCGCCAGCCAGCTGGGCGGGGACAAGGTCCAGCCCGTCACGGTCGCCATCGCGAGCTTCGCCGGGGCCCAGCCCCACCAGGAGCCGTACACGGCCGTCATGGCCGCCGGCACGATCGTCACCGTCCCGCTCATCGTCCTGGTGCTCGTGTTCCAGCGCCGCATCGTCTCCGGCCTCACGGCTGGCGGCGTGAAGAGCTGACGCACCCGCACCGACCGAGACAGGAGACCGCCGTGAGCACCCCCAGCCGTCGCCCGGACGTCCCGGCGAGCGCCGTGCGCGCCCGCAAGAACGCCCAGCACCTGGAGACGTTCGGCGGTCTCCTGATCGCGATGACCGTCCTCGTCCTCGGGTTCACCGTGTACGCGGAGGTCACGGGGGCGCCCGCGCTCAAGCTCGTGGGCGTCCTCGTCCTGCTGCTCGTCGCCGACGTCGTCGTCGTCAAGGCCGCCCGGTCCCAGCGCGCCCGCTCCGAGCAGCGGTGAACGCCGACTGGTGGCGCCAGGCGGTCGTCTACCAGGTCTACCCGCGCTCCTTCGCCGACGCGAACGGCGACGGCACGGGTGACCTGGTGGGCCTGACGGCCCGCATCCCCCACCTCGTGGCCCTCGGCGTCGACGCCGTGTGGCTCAGCCCGTTCTACCCCTCGGCCCTGGCCGACGGCGGGTACGACGTCGACGACCACCGCGACGTCGACCCGAGGATCGGCACCCTCGACGAGTTCGACCGGATGGTCACCGCCCTGCACGCCGCGGGGATCAAGCTGATCGTCGACATCGTCCCCAACCACTCCTCGAACCGGCACCCGTGGTTCCAGGCCGCGCTGGCCGCCGGGCCCGGCTCCCCCGAACGGGAGCGGTACGTGTTCCGCGGCAGCGAGCACCCGCCGACGGACTGGGTCGCCAGCTTCGGCGGGCCCACCTGGGAACGCGTCGGCGACGGCGAGTGGTACCTGCACATGTTCGCCCCCGAGCAGCCCGACTGGAACTGGGACCACCCCGACGTCCGCGCCGACCACGAGCGCACGTTGCGGTTCTGGGCCGACCGCGGGGTCGACGGGTTCCGCATCGACGTCGCGCACTACCTGACGAAGGACCTCAGCGGGACGCTGCCGTCGCAGGCCGAACTGGCCGGGTGCCCGGAGGGGACGCACCCGTTCAACGACCGCGACGACGTCCACGAGGTCTACCGCTCGTGGCGGAAGGTCTTCGACGAGTACGACCCGCCGAAGACGGCCGTCGCCGAGGCCGTCGTCCCCACCCACCGGCGCCCCCGGTACGCCTCCGCCGACGGGCTCGGGCAGGCGTTCAACTTCGACCTGCTCGAAGCCGACTTCGACGCCCGGCGGTTCCGCGACGTCGTGGAACGCAACCTCGCGCTGGCGACCGAGGCGGGGTCGACCTCGACGTGGGTCCTGTCGAACCACGACGTCGTCCGGCACGTCTCGCGGTACGGCCTGCCCGACGGCACGTCGTACCCGCAGTGGCTGCAGACCGACGGCACCGAACCGGAGCCCGACCTCGCGCGGGGACTGCGCCGGGCCCGGGCGGCGACGGCGTTCCTGCTGGCACTGCCCGGCTCGGCGTACCTGTACCAGGGCGAGGAACTCGGTCTGCCGGAGGTCGCGGACCTGCCGGGGGTGGTCCTGCAGGACCCGACGTGGATCCGGTCGCTGGGGACGTGCAAGGGACGCGACGGGTGCCGCGTCCCGCTGCCGTGGACGCCCGACGGGCCGACGTTCGGGTTCGGCCCGGACGGCGGCCTGCCCGCGCACCTGCCGCAACCGTCGTGGTTCTCCCGGTACGCCGCGGCCGCGCAGGCCGGCGACCCCACGTCGACGCTGTCCTTCTACCGGCACGCCCTGGCCCGGCGGGCCGAGCTGCAGGGCCCGGAGTCGCTGGAGCCCCTCGACGCCGGTGAGGGGGTCGTCGCGTTCCGGCGTCCGGGCGGGTGGACGTGCGTCACGAACTTCACGACCTCCCCGGTGCCGCTGCCCGCCGGGGACGTCGTCCTCGCCAGCTGGGGCGACCCGCGCGGCGGGGGGCTGGCCGCGATCGCCGGCGAGGGCACGGTCTGGCTGCGCGGCTGAGGTCAGAGCGCGTCGAGCTCGGCGACGGCGTCGGCCGGCAGGTCCAGCGCGGCGCCGGCCACGTTCTCGCGCAGGTGCGTCACGGACGAGGTGCCCGGGATGAGGAGCACGTTCGGTGAGCGCTGCAGGAGCCACGCGAGGGCCACGGCCAGCGGCGACGCCCCGAGGCGGGTGGCGACGTCCGTCAGCGTCCGCGACTGCAGGGGCGAGAACCCCCCGAGCGGGAAGTAGGGGACGTAGGCGATCCCCAGCTCCTGCGTGGCGCGCAGGACGGCCTCGTCCTCGCGGTGGGCGAGGTTGTAGGAGTTCTGGACGCAGACCACGGGTGCGATGGACCGGGCCTCGTGCAGCTGGTCGACGTCGACGGTGCTGAGCCCGAGGTGGCGGACCAGGCCCTGCCGCTGCAGGTCGGCCAGCGCCCCGAACTGCTCGGCGATGGAGCCGGGGACGGCGGTGTGACCGTCGGCGCCGCCGCCGACGCGCAGGTTCACGACCTCGAGCGCGTCGACGCCGAGGGTGCGCAGGTTGGCGTGGACCTGCTCGACGAGGTGGTGCGGAGCGGTCTGCGGCACCCAGGCGCCGTGCTCGTCGCGGACGGCGCCGACCTTGGTGACGACGTGGACGCCGTCGGCGGGGGTGAAGGCCTCGCGGATCAGTTCGTTGACGACGTGGGGGCCGTAGAAGTCGGCGGTGTCGACGTGGTTGACGCCGACGTCGACGAGGGTGCGCAGGACGGCGAGCGCCTCGGAGCGGTCCCGCGGCGGTCCGAAGACGTTCGGGCCGGCGAGCTGCATGGCGCCGAAGCCGGTGCGGGTGAGGTCCAGGTCTGCGACGGGGTAGGTGTCGTTCACGTCCCCAGCGTGCGCCGGGGCGGGTCGCGCAGGCAGTTCCCCGCCGATCCTGGGGGTGCGGGGACCAGGCTGGTCCCGGGGACGGTGCCTAGGCTGGCGCGGTGAACGCTCTGGGCGAGTTCCTGCGGGCCCGTCGTGGACTGGTGGACCCGGCGGACGTGGGGATCCCCGTCAGGGGGGTGCGGCGGACCCCGGGTCTGCGGCGCGAGGAGGTCGCGACGCTGGCGGGCATCAGCGCGGACTACTACCTGCGGCTGGAGCAGGGCCGGGACCGCAACCCGTCGCGGCAGGTGCTGGAGTCGCTGGCGCGGGTGCTGCGGCTGGACCCGGCGGCGACGGCGCACCTGCTGAGCCTGGCGACGGCGGCGCCGGCGCCCCGTCGGCCGCGGCGGGAGGTCGTGCCGGTGGGCATCCGGCAGTTGCTGGACGCGCTGGAGCTGCCGGCGTTCGTGGAGAACCGGGTGTTCGACGTGCTGGCGGCGAACCCGGTGGCGACGGCGTTGTGGCCGTCGCTGCGGGTGGGGCAGAACCGGTTGCGGGCGGTGTTCCTCGACGACGTGGAGCGGGCGATGGTGCTGGACCCCGAGCGCAGCGCGGCGGGGATGGTCGCCTCGTTCCGCGCGTCGGTGGGCGCCGGGACGGACGACCCGCGGGTGGCGGCGCTGGTGGGCGAGCTGTCGGTGGCGAGCCCGGAGTTCGCCCGGTTGTGGGCGCGGCACGACGTGCGGGAGCTGGCCGGGGGCACGGCCCGGTTGCAGCACCCGGCGGTGGGTCCGCTGGAACTTCGGCGGGAGAAGCTGCCGGTGGGCGGCACCGACGGGCAGCTGCTGGTGATCTACCACGCGGAGCGGGGGTCGGAGTCGGCGCGCTCGCTGGCGCTGCTGGGGTCGCTGGCGGTCTCCCCGCCGGGAGGTGCGGTCGACTGACCCGGGCCGGGCGGGAACGGACCGGTGCGGGCAGGCGGAGGAGTTTCTCGACGTTTCGCGGACAGCTCCCCTGCTGATCGGGGCGGCCACCGTGAATTGCTGCAAACGGGTGACGCTGACGTCTCCTCCGTGGCACTGTCGCTACCAGCTGTCACCCAACGACGGGAGCACGGTCCATGCGCACGCACCGTTCCACCTCCATCCGAGCAGCCGCCGCGGCGTTGGCGCTGCTGGCCGCACCCACGGTGGCCCTGGCCTCGGCCGCACCGGCGTCCGCGGCGGCCGCGGGCTGCATCCGCGAGAACCTGTTCGACGTCTCCTCCGGAGCCTCCTACCGCATCCCCTTCTCCGGGGTCCCCACCTTCCGCAACGGCCCGGGGGGAACGATGACGGTGAGCCGCAGCTACACCGGCAGCGCCGCCTACCAGGTGACCGCCGGCACCAGCGCGGAGGTCGACGCCGTCCTCGCCAAGGCCAAGGTGGAGATCAGCGCCTCGCTCACCAAGACGAACTCCACCTCGGCGACGAACACGTACACCCGCAACATCACGGCCGGCAAGTTCGGGAACGCCCGCTACGTCAGCTACGGCAGGACCGTCAGCTGGTACCGCGGCTACATCTCCCCGACCTGCACCGTCGTCAAGACCTCGTCGGGAACCATCCGGTTCCCCTCCACCAGTGAGGGTTGGTACTACTGGGAGACGTCGTCGTGACGTGACCCGGGTGGAACCGGTCGACGGGAGATCACCGGAAACCGCCCCCGCCGTGATCGTCCCGGGTACGGTCGGGTCGTGTTCCAGCAACCAGGACAGTTGATGCTGCTGTCGGTGCTCGTCCCGATCGTGGCGTGGGCCGTCGGGCTCGCCGTCACGGCCTACGTCGCCTACCGCGTCGTGCGGGCCGGGGTCCGGGACGGCATCCGGGAAGCCCGCTCCGAACGAGACCCGGGCCGGGGGCCGGACCGGTTCGAGTAGCGACGGGCGGCCCGCCCGACGACACGCGGTGCAGGGCCACGGAACTCCCCGTGCCCCCGCGCCGGGCTCACTCGCGCTCCGGCCCCAGCAGCACCCTGCAGGTCCAGTAGGCGGTGACCGAGAACCCGGCGCAGAGGACCAGCACCAGACCCAGCGCCGTGACCACCACACCCGGCCACAGCGAGACGTCGACCGTCGACTCGGCGCGGTCCAGCAGGAACGCCCCCACGGCGACGCAGAGGACGGCGAGGGAGGTGGTCGTGCCGGCCGCCGTCCTGAGCGGTGCGACCCGGCGTTCCAGCGCGGACACCCGGCCCGCGTCGTCGTCGGACCACGGGTGCTCACCGTCGAGTTCAGCCACGACCCGATCATGGCGGTCTTCCCCCGTCGAGGGGGTGAGGACGCGCAGATCGTCCCGGTCGGCCAGCGGCGGGGAACCCGGGACGAACCCGTTCAGGTGGTGCGGCGTCCGTCGCGCCGTTCCTGCAGCCAGAGGAGTTCCAGCAGAGCGGCGAACACCGTCGCACCGGCCGCGACGAGGAGCAGCGCCCGGCCGGTAACCCTGTCGAACTGCTGCAGCAGCCGGACCTCGGAGGGGTTCGCGGAGTCGCGGACGACTTCGACGCGCGCACCGGTGCGGGGCGGCGGGTCCGGGCAGGGCAGGATCGTCCGCGACGTGCCGTCGACGTCCAGCCGCACGAAACCCCCTTCGCCCGTGGAGACCTCCGTCACCACCCCGGTGGTCTCGACGCCCCGCTCACGCCAGACGGCCCGGTCGTGCGCGTCCCAGAGGGCGTAGGCGACGCACCAGGCGATCACGGCGAGCAGGACGAGACGACTGAGCCACTGCCACGGGTACCTCCCCAGGAGAACCAGCCGACTCACCGGCCCCCTCGCAGGCCACCGTGGGCGGGGGTCCCGGCGTCGTCGCCGTCGTCACCGTGGTCGTCCCCACCCCCGTCACCGCCGACCCGCGCTCCGGCGCCCTCGCCGTCGTCCTCCGCGCCGCGCTCCCGCTGCCGTCCTCGACCCACCACGCCCACCACCGGTCCTCCGCCCCCACGCCGTCCACCTCGACAGTCCCGCGCCGACTCACCCGAGTCCCGGGGCGATCTCCGCCAGGCGGCCGGCGACCGCCGCCTCCAGCCGGTCGTCCGTCGCCACCGCGGAGAACTCCGAGTCCAGCTCGCTCCAGAGCTGCTCGTCCTCGCCCGACAGTTCCTCCCACCCGGTCGGGCGGAACCGCAGGTACTCCTCCCGGGCCCGCAGGACCAGGTCGGCGACGTCGGTCAGGCCCAGCCACCGGTAGCCGTCAGCCGCGTCGTCGACCTCGCGCAGGCGGTCGCCGAAGAAGAGGTTCTCCACGGCTCCGCCGACCAGTCCACCGTTCTCCGCGATCCCGTGCAGGGCCAGGGCCGCCCCGAGCCGGCGCAACCCGGGCGGGGCGGAGGCGTCCTGCCGCTGGTGCGCGAGGACGGCGGGGACGTTCACGGCGTCCAGCAGTGGCGTCACGGTGGCTCCGTCGTCGGCGGGGTGGTCACCGTCGACGGTAGCCCCCCGTCCCGACACGACGGGCTCGCTCGACGACTCGGCGTCGGACCCGGCGACGTTCCCGGGAACGGGGAGCGGCGTCACCGGTGGAACCGGTAGAAGGGTGCCCGTGCCGATGCTCGTCCGGGCCGCGACCGCGGCCGACGCCCACGCCGTGACCGAGACCCACGTCACCGGCTGGCAGTCCGGGTACCGGGGTCTGCTGCCCGACGCGTACCTCGACGCCCTGTCCGTCGAGGACCGCACCCCCGGCTGGGCCCGGGCCATCGCCGACGGGGCGCAGGTGCTGGTCGCCGACGACGGTGAGCGGGTGCACGGTTTCGTCACCTTCGGCACCACCCGCGACGCGGACCTGCCCGCCTGCACCGGCGAGGTCCAGGCCCTCTACGTCCGCCCGGGCACGTGGGGACGTGGCGTCGGGGGGTCGCTGCTGGACTGCGCCCTCACCCGGCTGGCCGAGGCGGGGTGCGAGCACCACGCCCTGTGGACCCTGAAGACCAACCTGCGGGCCCGCCGCTTCTACGAGCGCCGGGGCTGGCGGGCCGACGGACGGGAGAAGACGGAGCGCAGACCCGGCCTGGTGCTGCACGAGGTCCGCTACCGGCTTCCGTGAGCGGCGGCGGACGTTCGGGGCCGGGCGAGACCTCGATCCGCTACTCTGCGATGAGGCCACGTCTCCGCTGATGCCGGTTCGCCTGACGGCGAACGACCAGATCGGACGACCCTCGTGCCTCTCCGCCCCCTCGACGCCCTGCGCGCTGCGCTCTCCCCGGTCACGGCCGCGCCGACCGCCGAACTCCGGGCCTTCCGCGCCACCCTCGTCGGCACGCTCGTCACGTCGGTGGGTCTGGGGCTCACCCTGCCGTTCACCTTCGTCTACTTCCACCACGTCCTCGGGCTGCCCCTGCCCGTCGTGGGGGTCGTCGTCGCCGCGGCCGCCGTGCTCGCCCTGGGCGCCACCGCCGCGGGGGGCGCGATCGCCGACCGGGTCGGGCTGGGACGGGTCGCCGTCCTCGGCCTGGGTCTCCAGGCCGGCGGGACCGTGCTCCTGGCCCTGGCCCGCGAACCCGTGGCCGGGACCACGGGCCTGGCCGTGCAGTCGATGGGCAACTCCCTGGTGTGGCCCAGCCTGAACGGGCTCGTCACCCACCAGGTCCCCGCCGAGCGCAGGTCGCGCGCCTTCGCCGTGCGGTTCGGGCTCGTGAACGTCGGGATCGGCGCCGGATCCCTCGTCGCAGCGGCGACGGTGTCGGTCGCGCGCCCGAACAGCTTCCACGTGGTCTACCTGCTCGACGGCGCCACGACCGCGGTCTTCGCGGTCGTCCTCCTCCTGGGGCTGCGGGGCACCGCGGGCTGGACGGCGCACGCGCACCGCGCGGGCGAGGTCACCCGGACCGGTTACCGGACCGTGCTGCGCGACGGGCGCTTCACCGCCTACCTCGTGGTCGTGCTGGCCCTGGCGGTCTTCGGCAGCTCCCAGACCGAGGGCCCGTGGGCGGCGTTCGTCGCCCTGACGCCCGGCGGGTCCGCCCGGGTCGTCGGCCTGGGCTTCGCGGCGAACACCGCCGCGATCGTCGTGTTCCAGCTACCGGTGGAACGCCGGACCCGGGGGCTGCGGCGCAGCCGGCTGCTGGTCCTGTGCGCCCTGTCGGGGGCTGCGGCGTGGGTGCTGACCGGGATCGCGAGCCTGCCGGGGCTCCCGGCGCCGGTGGCCGGAACGCTCCTGGTGGTGGCCCTGGGCGTCTTCGGGGTGGGTGAGACCTTGCTCAGCCCGGTCATCAACGCCGTGCCGAACGCCCTGGCGCCGGACCACCTCCGCGGCCGGTACAACGCGCTGAACTCGGCCACCTACCCGGTCTCCAAGTTCATCGGCCCGCCCCTGGCCGGAGTCCTGATCGGAGG
The sequence above is drawn from the Kineococcus rhizosphaerae genome and encodes:
- a CDS encoding MFS transporter; translated protein: MPLRPLDALRAALSPVTAAPTAELRAFRATLVGTLVTSVGLGLTLPFTFVYFHHVLGLPLPVVGVVVAAAAVLALGATAAGGAIADRVGLGRVAVLGLGLQAGGTVLLALAREPVAGTTGLAVQSMGNSLVWPSLNGLVTHQVPAERRSRAFAVRFGLVNVGIGAGSLVAAATVSVARPNSFHVVYLLDGATTAVFAVVLLLGLRGTAGWTAHAHRAGEVTRTGYRTVLRDGRFTAYLVVVLALAVFGSSQTEGPWAAFVALTPGGSARVVGLGFAANTAAIVVFQLPVERRTRGLRRSRLLVLCALSGAAAWVLTGIASLPGLPAPVAGTLLVVALGVFGVGETLLSPVINAVPNALAPDHLRGRYNALNSATYPVSKFIGPPLAGVLIGGGTPGSWVVVVTLGALAAAGGAVLLGRRLPPHVELPGR